A section of the Apodemus sylvaticus chromosome 10, mApoSyl1.1, whole genome shotgun sequence genome encodes:
- the LOC127694861 gene encoding olfactory receptor 3A1-like, whose protein sequence is MHPKPRANGTSITEFILLGLVETPGLWPVVFILFLLAYMTTVGGNLSILAAVLVEPKLHTPMYFFLGNLSVMDVGCISVTIPSMLGRLLSHKRTVPYGACLTQLFFFHLLAGVDCFLLTAMAYDRFLAICRPLTYSTRMNHTVQRILVASSWACSFSNALIHTVAISTLHFCGPNIIDNFYCDLPQLFQLSCSSTQLNELLSFIMAGTPMALIFTSYIHVATAVLRIRSAEGRKKAFSTCSSHLTVVAMFYGTGMVNYMRLGSIKLSDKDKAIGIFNTVINPMLNPLIYSLRNPDVQAALWRVLTGRRPAA, encoded by the coding sequence ATGCACCCAAAGCCTAGAGCCAATGGAACCTCTATTACTGAATTCATTCTGCTGGGTTTGGTGGAGACACCAGGGCTATGGCCAGTTGTCTTCATACTCTTCCTCTTGGCTTATATGACTACAGTTGGGGGTAACCTCAGCATCCTGGCAGCTGTCTTGGTGGAACCCAAActgcacacccccatgtacttcttcctgggGAATCTGTCAGTGATGGATGTGGGCTGCATCAGTGTCACTATTCCCTCCATGTTGGGTCGTCTCTTGTCCCACAAGCGAACAGTTCCATATGGAGCCTGcctcacacagctcttcttctTCCATCTGCTGGCTGGGGTTGACTGCTTCCTGTTGACAGCCATGGCTTATGACCGCTTCCTGGCCATCTGCCGGCCCCTCACCTATAGCACCCGAATGAACCACACAGTCCAGAGGATCTTGGTGGCCTCATCCTGGGCTTGTTCATTCAGCAATGCACTAATCCACACTGTGGCTATATCCACACTTCACTTCTGTGGCCCCAATATAATTGATAACTTCTACTGTGACCTGCCTCAGCTCTTCCAGCTGTCCTGCTCCAGTACCCAGCTCAATGAGCTGCTGAGTTTCATAATGGCAGGAACCCCCATGGCACTCATTTTCACCTCTTACATCCATGTGGCGACTGCTGTTCTGCGAATCCGCTCTGCTGAGGGCAGGAAGaaagccttctccacctgcagCTCTCACCTCACTGTGGTTGCCATGTTCTATGGCACAGGCATGGTTAACTACATGAGACTCGGCTCCATCAAACTTTCTGATAAGGATAAAGCTATTGGGATTTTCAACACTGTCATCAACCCTATGCTGAACCCACTCATCTACAGTCTCAGGAACCCTGATGTGCAGGCTGCCCTCTGGAGGGTCCTCACAGGCAGGAGACCAGCAGCCTGA